The sequence TATGgcgaatttgaatttaaaatctcaACTTGATATAGAAGAACATTTCTTAACTAGAAGGacgattataaaaaaaaagaaagttatcTAATTAAATGCTTTTCATTTCAACATGTGTCTATATGATGGGAATTCTTggaattttcttgtttttttagACTTCGATTGAATATGGATTATGTCTTGATTTATCAGATTTTGTAGTTGTAATTTCTTGTCATTAtgctaggttttttttttttttttaaaaaaattctcttaACTGAGTTTTGGTTCTCTACTAGGAGTTTCACAATTTTCACCATTATGTTTCAGTTAAACGAGAAAGTGCCGCAGCTAGGCCGATTTGTGATGTTGAGATTGAACATACACTCACTGATTTGAGTTTACTCAGATCATTTTTCGATCAGGAACAGCTGAAATCCCGTGCTTCAATTCTTCAAAGAAAATCTTCCATACCTTTCAATGgcaagaaatgaagaaaatgggCAATTAGAAGTGCAATGGAATGATATTGATGGCACTTCATGCATGTACAATGCTGATGGAAGAGATATAAAGACTTCTCTTCTACATCGGATGTCCATTGCTTATCCTTTCTGCTCTGCTGCTTCCTCTTTTGATGGCTATGAGTTATCAAGCAAATCAGGTAATGGTGAATATCAACCGGCcttaatgatatttatgactgGAATATGGATTGCTTTTACTTTGTTTGTGGTTGACATGAACTTATGTTATTGGTGGCAGTTAAAACAATGGTTCTAGGCACTGATATCCAGCAGATCAGAGACTTTGTATGTTCTTTCTGTATCCACTCGGAAGGATTTTCATGGCTTTAACCTCTTCCATTTAAATGAGTTTCCTTGACTATTTActgatttttatgattttattatttgttcagACTGCAATCAAAATCACATTTTATAGCATCATCATCGTCCATATGCCCCTTCGCACTCACGACTTGAgatttaattaacttttttggttgtaatattctaaatttgacatttctgttttttcagtTTCTGGAGGAGCCATGTGATTTTCAGATGCTTGGAGTGCATGATGCCTTTCAAACTCCCAGGGTTTGTAgcttttttatggtttttttttttttttttgtcttgcaACTACTTCTGTTAATCAAATATGACCACTTATTTCTTTCCTTGCACTCTTAAGTTGAGAGATATgtccatattttatttttcaaaacaaattaaaggGCTAAACAATCAAAGAACCACACTAAGTTCcgaaatttcaaattataaattgcTATTCTGGGCCTTGCAAAACTGTTTGGACTGCATGTAACAAGTCCTAACTATCTGACTATTCCAGATGATCAGCTGGAAATAAACAAGTAACGAGGATAGGCAACAACCTTGGTTTATTTATACTTACGAAGTTAAACTAGCGATTA comes from Mangifera indica cultivar Alphonso unplaced genomic scaffold, CATAS_Mindica_2.1 Un_0005, whole genome shotgun sequence and encodes:
- the LOC123205421 gene encoding uncharacterized protein LOC123205421 gives rise to the protein MARNEENGQLEVQWNDIDGTSCMYNADGRDIKTSLLHRMSIAYPFCSAASSFDGYELSSKSVKTMVLGTDIQQIRDFFLEEPCDFQMLGVHDAFQTPRATCQRLSIGMTSKTLRLPKPGQMLLSVHGSPLGVYIEESMEALQESDED